The DNA sequence CGCTGCTGGCATCGCGCGCCAGCCGCAGGAACATCGAGGTGGTGCCAACATCGGCTTGCGGCGGCCGTCCGCGTCCATCCTTCAGATGGCAGTTCTGGCAGGCCCGTTCGTTGAACAAGGGTCCGAGCCCATCCGATGCCTGCGTCGAGGACGGCGATGAGACCCAGTTCTTGCGGAAAAGCGCATTGCCGAGCTTGAAGGTGCCTTCTTCCTCGAAGCTGATGTTGGCCGAAGATTGCGAGAAGGAATCACGGCTGATGTCTTTCCGCGAGGTGCCGGCGCCACCTTGCATCAGTTCGAAAGGCTCGGGCTTGGAAAAATCCGTGGTCGGCCTGGTAATGGCTGTGACGCGCACCTGATCCTTGGCATTAAGGTCGGTGCGCGTGGTGGCGAGACCGGCGGGTAGAAGGTCGCCGGCGATGGCAGAAGTGGTCAGCGCCAGCATCAGAATAATGCCGTGCCGACCAGCCGATATGGCTGGCATTTTCCGGAGGCGCGGCGGGCCCTTGGCCCGCCGCAAGCGGCGCAGGACGTCTAAGAGGCGCCGCATTCCCGCATATCCTTAGTCCGCCTCGTCCGCCGGTGCGGCGTTGAGCTGGCCGTACTTTTCCTCACCGATCGAGGCCAGCAGGTCGAGCTGCGTCTCGAGGAAGTCGATATGGCTTTCCTCGTCGGCGAGCAGTTCCTCGAACAGTTTCATCGTCACGTAGTCGCCCGCTTCCTCGCAGATTTCGCGCGAGCGCTTATAGGCAGTGCGCGCGTCATATTCACCGGCCAAGTCGGATTCGAGCACTTCCTTGACGTTCTGGCCGATGCGCAGCGGCGCCACGGACTGCAGGTTGGGATGGCCTTCAAGGAAGATGATGCGGGCGACGAGCTTGTCGGCGTGGTGCATCTCCTCGATCGATTCCGCCCGCTCCTTCTTGGCCAGCTTGGCGTATCCCCAATCCTCGAGCAGGCGGAAATGCACCCAATACTGGTTGACGGCGCCGAGCTCCAGAAAGAGAGCCTCGTTAAGCCGCTCGATGATCTGTGGTTCGCCTTTCATGGGTCCTGCTCCCGTATTGGATGCGCAGGCCTCTGACGCGATCCAGATGTGAAACGATGTCCACGCCGCTTGCCTGCGAGCGGGCGTGGTAGTTCTCGGTGACCCGAATGATCGTTTCGACCACATTTGGGAAGCAGCCGCAACAGCGACCCCGTTTGTGCATGGCGTGATAGACCTTTGCCGGCACGATGAGCTGCCAGGGATCCTGATCCAGCAGGCCGATGATCGTCTGCTCGATCTCCTTCTCGGTGATGATGTTGCAATGGCAGATCAGCATTTCGTCGCTCTGGCTGACGGCGCTCCGATGCGCCGTTTGGCTGGGGGCTTACTTGAACACCTTGTCGGGCGCGTCGAGACTGTCGGAGCCTTCGAAGGCGATGTTGTTCAGCTTCAAGGCGCCGACGGCGCGTTCGATCGACTTGGTCTGGTCGATCAATGCGTCGATTGCCGCCTGCACGGTGGCATTGCCCGCCGTATTGCCCTCGGCGATCTGCTGGTCGTAGGCCTCGCCGGCCAATGCCCGTGCCTTGATGGCTTCCATCTTGGCGACCGAAACATCGAGCTTGTCGGACAGTTCCTTGTCGATTGCCGGATCCGCTGCCTTGACCATGTCGTGCACCGAGGGACCCGAAACGAC is a window from the Mesorhizobium australicum WSM2073 genome containing:
- the bfr gene encoding bacterioferritin: MKGEPQIIERLNEALFLELGAVNQYWVHFRLLEDWGYAKLAKKERAESIEEMHHADKLVARIIFLEGHPNLQSVAPLRIGQNVKEVLESDLAGEYDARTAYKRSREICEEAGDYVTMKLFEELLADEESHIDFLETQLDLLASIGEEKYGQLNAAPADEAD
- a CDS encoding (2Fe-2S)-binding protein, translated to MLICHCNIITEKEIEQTIIGLLDQDPWQLIVPAKVYHAMHKRGRCCGCFPNVVETIIRVTENYHARSQASGVDIVSHLDRVRGLRIQYGSRTHERRTTDHRAA